In Yamadazyma tenuis chromosome 7, complete sequence, the sequence CACTCTCGTGGAGACGGAAATATTCCTAAACTGTTTGAGTGGGTGGCATTCGACTATGAATTCAGCTACAATTTCGCCGGGTTTTCTAGGCGTATCAACTCCACTGATTCACATAGGGATAGAAGAAATGGCCCTGCCCATTTACTTACGTTCAAAAATACTAAGGCTTTTGATaaggtgattttcttggatgGGGCATCTGCTGCAAAAATCGTTCCGGAAATGGACCAGCAATTGATTCTATCAAATGGGACACAAGAGTTGGGATGGTTCAATGAGAGAATTGCGGCTGATAAAATATGTAAGTGGGGAAAGAAGTTTGGTTTACATGGTTTCATTCGGTTGGAAATAGGATATGAAATGGTGCTATGTGATTTTCATAAGGACTTGAAGCTTATCTCAAATATCACTCTTCCTTACGCCAACGACATGCTTGGATTCCCCGCTGACGACCCTCAATACCTTCCTTCACCTCCAGACTGGGCTCCACCGGGAGGGAATGATCCTGGCGATGGACCAGGGGGACCAGGGGGACCAGGAGGACCTCCCAAGCTGGAAGAAAATCAATCTCCTTTCTACttacaagaaagaaatctTGGAGTGCAGGAGGTTGTCGACTACAGTTCATCCTCCTTCAACagatctcttcttctcagCCATATTCTGTCTGCAGTGGGGTTTGAGCATGTGCAAATATCTGGATACTCGgaccttcttgaagaaagagtGTTACttgatttctccaacaTGGTTACGCCGTTGAATAAAACATATATCAACCCAGATCCATACGCAAGAAACATAAGCTACATTTCTCAAGAGATCAAAAACCTGATCATCTACGATCTCGAACGTATCTACCAACAGCCCACAGACCCGCTGCGCAAAACCAATTGGCAAGCAATTATAAACTTGATGCAGTTTAAGTTTGGTCcattgttggtgaacttgaactcgaCTTTATACGAAGAAGACATAAAGGTTCTAAGTGACAATATCCAAATACTCGCTTTCAACCTCATCAGAAGCCACACAGATAACAATTGGAAGACGGAGCAGGAACAAAGACAACATGCcatcaaatctttggtAGACAGTTATGTTTACCATTCGTACCCATTGGTCAACTATGATTCCAACATCTATTCTGCATTATTCAAAGTGCACAATGAGATCCTAACATTGATTTTCGATATATTCGAGGCATCCAAGAGATATACCAAACAATTATACGTGGATGAGAGTATTCCCACCTATAaagatgaacttgatactTTACGAAGCAGAACATCCAAGTTAATGGAGTTACTTAACTGGGCTGTCTTCTACCAGTGCTCTCGTAAATGTAACCTGAATGAAATGTGTTTTACACCAACATGGGGCCCTGGGCCGTTTGGTGGAATGTTTGAGAGGAGCGATGAAATGTTTGATCATGACGGAGATATTTACCG encodes:
- a CDS encoding uncharacterized protein (EggNog:ENOG503NY99), which gives rise to MKYAPFFKYLAAVLFFTNSVLVLLVWNFPASSPSQPMTQSSSDVGAFENYQQHPIDLANASAIVNAVQGALRQKSSNIQPVGVTFIPAYIPPNTRLYHSRGDGNIPKSFEWVAFDYEFSYNFAGFSRRINSTDSHRDRRNGPAHLLTFKNTKAFDKVIFLDGASAAKIVPEMDQQLILSNGTQELGWFNERIAADKICKWGKKFGLHGFIRLEIGYEMVLCDFHKDLKLISNITLPYANDMLGFPADDPQYLPSPPDWAPPGGNDPGDGPGGPGGPGGPPKSEENQSPFYLQERNLGVQEVVDYSSSSFNRSLLLSHISSAVGFEHVQISGYSDLLEERVLLDFSNMVTPLNKTYINPDPYARNISYISQEIKNSIIYDLERIYQQPTDPSRKTNWQAIINLMQFKFGPLLVNLNSTLYEEDIKVLSDNIQILAFNLIRSHTDNNWKTEQEQRQHAIKSLVDSYVYHSYPLVNYDSNIYSALFKVHNEILTLIFDIFEASKRYTKQLYVDESIPTYKDELDTLRSRTSKLMELLNWAVFYQCSRKCNSNEMCFTPTWGPGPFGGMFERSDEMFDHDGDIYRIKHELKCVSYKLAAETLPPLN